One Pelodiscus sinensis isolate JC-2024 unplaced genomic scaffold, ASM4963464v1 ctg34, whole genome shotgun sequence DNA segment encodes these proteins:
- the TMEM238 gene encoding transmembrane protein 238, with amino-acid sequence MGSAGLGRCRLALALALLLDGAGMGALLTGIFARLRVRGQDFGDLLIYSGAVLVFLSLLGWALWYTGNLQLAPDELGRDYAAKGGTLARLARKLSRRWSRRQPGALALGPVRGGPAAAVRDSP; translated from the coding sequence ATGGGCTCGGCGGGGCTGGGCCGCTGCCGCCTGGCGCTGGCCCTGGCGCTGCTGCTGGACGGGGCGGGCATGGGCGCGCTGCTCACCGGCATCTTCGCGCGGCTGCGGGTTCGGGGCCAGGACTTCGGGGACCTGCTGATCTACTCGGGCGCGGTGCTGGTCTTCCTGAGCCTGCTGGGCTGGGCGCTCTGGTACACGGGCAACCTGCAGCTGGCGCCCGACGAGCTGGGCCGCGACTACGCCGCCAAGGGCGGCACCCTGGCCCGCCTGGCCCGCAAGCTGTCCCGCCGCTGGTCCCGCCGCCAGCCCGGCGCGCTGGCCCTGGGCCCCGTGCGGGGCGGCCCGGCGGCCGCGGTTCGCGACTCGCCCTAG